A portion of the Cellulophaga algicola DSM 14237 genome contains these proteins:
- a CDS encoding helix-turn-helix domain-containing protein, with product MNSTFYIKNMVCNRCIASVLEVFTSENYEVTTIELGKVSALSSAQSQKKKLSNQLKALGFELIQNDDEAIIEQLKVKLIQKIHKENTTHLFALVAKEMGRTEAYLSKLFSKLEGLTLEKYTINLKIEKVKEYIQLGQLNFSEIAYALNYKSSSHLSRQFKTITGMSMSTYKNLEHWNRKKLDQIV from the coding sequence ATGAATTCTACTTTTTACATAAAAAACATGGTCTGCAATAGATGTATTGCCTCTGTATTAGAGGTTTTTACTTCAGAAAATTACGAGGTTACTACTATTGAGTTAGGAAAAGTGTCTGCACTATCTAGCGCTCAGAGCCAAAAGAAAAAACTATCTAATCAATTAAAAGCACTTGGTTTTGAGCTGATACAAAATGATGACGAGGCCATCATAGAGCAATTAAAAGTAAAACTAATTCAAAAAATTCACAAAGAAAATACGACACATTTATTTGCGCTAGTTGCTAAAGAAATGGGGAGAACAGAAGCTTACTTGAGTAAGTTGTTTAGCAAGTTAGAGGGGCTTACTTTAGAAAAATACACCATCAATCTAAAAATTGAAAAAGTAAAAGAATACATACAATTGGGACAATTAAATTTTTCTGAAATTGCTTATGCTTTAAATTATAAATCGAGTAGCCACTTGTCGAGACAATTCAAAACAATTACAGGGATGTCTATGAGTACATATAAAAATTTAGAGCATTGGAATAGAAAAAAACTAGACCAAATTGTATAA